A single window of Flavobacterium sp. 140616W15 DNA harbors:
- a CDS encoding thymidylate synthase — translation MKQYLDLVQHVLENGCQKGDRTGTGTKSVFGYQMRFDLSEGFPMVTTKKLHLKSIIYELLWFLKGDTNIKYLQENGVKIWDAWADSNGDLGPVYGHQWRNWNSEEIDQISELITELKTNPNSRRMLVSAWNPSVLPDTKKSFEENVANNKAALPPCHAFFQFYVSSPDLEKGETKGKLSCQLYQRSADIFLGVPFNIASYALLTMMIAQVCDLEAGEFIHTFGDAHIYNNHFEQLELQLKREPKPLPKMVLNPDIKNIFDFDYNDFTLLDYEPHAGIKGSVSV, via the coding sequence ATGAAACAATACTTAGACTTAGTACAACATGTTCTTGAGAATGGTTGTCAAAAGGGAGATAGAACTGGAACTGGAACAAAAAGTGTTTTTGGATACCAAATGCGTTTTGATTTAAGTGAGGGATTCCCAATGGTTACTACTAAAAAATTACATTTAAAATCCATTATATACGAATTACTTTGGTTTTTAAAGGGGGATACAAATATTAAATACCTTCAAGAAAACGGAGTTAAAATTTGGGATGCCTGGGCAGACAGCAATGGTGATTTAGGTCCTGTTTATGGACACCAATGGCGCAATTGGAACAGTGAAGAAATAGACCAAATTTCGGAGCTCATTACAGAACTTAAAACAAACCCAAATAGTCGTCGAATGTTGGTTTCTGCTTGGAATCCATCAGTATTACCGGATACAAAAAAATCATTTGAAGAAAATGTAGCCAATAACAAAGCTGCATTACCTCCTTGTCATGCTTTTTTCCAATTTTATGTATCTAGTCCTGATCTTGAAAAAGGTGAAACTAAAGGAAAATTATCTTGTCAATTATACCAACGAAGTGCAGATATATTCTTAGGCGTTCCATTTAATATTGCATCATATGCTCTATTAACTATGATGATTGCACAAGTTTGTGACCTCGAAGCAGGAGAATTTATTCACACTTTTGGAGACGCACATATTTATAACAATCATTTTGAACAACTAGAATTACAATTAAAACGCGAGCCAAAACCATTACCTAAAATGGTTTTAAATCCCGATATAAAAAACATATTCGACTTTGATTACAACGACTTTACCCTTTTAGATTACGAGCCACATGCAGGAATCAAAGGAAGTGTTTCCGTATAA
- a CDS encoding 2TM domain-containing protein, producing MEKELHEQYEYARRRIRQKKTLYFHFVLFLLGSLFLFVADRFLNISYGQNWYIWIITVWFFIFILHFIKVYITDRFMNKNWEREQIDRLVALQQKRIAQLDSSLNDNAENKS from the coding sequence ATGGAAAAGGAATTACACGAGCAGTATGAATACGCAAGAAGAAGAATAAGACAAAAAAAAACGCTATATTTTCATTTCGTCTTATTCCTTTTAGGAAGTTTATTTTTGTTTGTCGCTGATCGATTTTTAAATATCTCATACGGACAAAACTGGTACATCTGGATAATTACAGTCTGGTTTTTTATTTTTATTTTACATTTTATAAAAGTATATATCACTGACCGTTTTATGAATAAAAATTGGGAAAGAGAACAAATAGACCGACTTGTTGCCTTACAGCAAAAAAGAATAGCACAGCTAGACTCAAGCTTAAATGACAATGCCGAAAATAAATCTTAG
- a CDS encoding dihydrofolate reductase, with product MIIMIAAVAENNALGKNNEMIWHLSNDFKRFKALTTGHHIIMGRKTFESFPKPLPNRTHIIITRQDNYQPEGCIVVKSIEEAITKCPKDDDSFIIGGGEIYNLGMPFADVLEITRVHHSFDADAFFPEINKNEWQLIEVEPNKRDEKHLYDYTYETYVRL from the coding sequence ATGATTATAATGATTGCGGCTGTTGCCGAAAACAATGCGCTTGGAAAAAACAATGAAATGATTTGGCACTTATCAAATGATTTCAAAAGATTTAAAGCCCTTACCACTGGACATCATATTATAATGGGGCGAAAAACATTTGAAAGTTTCCCTAAACCGCTACCAAACAGAACTCATATTATAATAACGCGTCAAGATAATTATCAACCCGAAGGATGTATAGTTGTAAAAAGCATAGAAGAAGCAATTACAAAATGCCCTAAAGATGATGATTCATTTATAATTGGAGGTGGCGAAATATATAATTTAGGAATGCCTTTTGCTGATGTTTTAGAAATTACAAGAGTTCATCATAGTTTTGACGCTGATGCTTTTTTTCCTGAGATCAATAAAAACGAATGGCAACTAATAGAAGTAGAACCAAACAAAAGAGATGAAAAACATCTTTACGACTACACTTACGAAACATACGTCAGATTATAA
- the ubiE gene encoding bifunctional demethylmenaquinone methyltransferase/2-methoxy-6-polyprenyl-1,4-benzoquinol methylase UbiE, whose product MSEKITPYKNSALGKKEQVEQMFDTISGNYDNLNRVISFGIDIKWRKKVLKIVSDRKPKIILDIATGTGDLAILMAQTNAEKIIGLDISSGMLEVGKKKIAAKNLSQTIEMVVGDSENLPFEDNHFDAITVAFGVRNFENLEKGLSEILRVLKPNGVFVILETSVPDKTPYKQGYGFYTKNILPLIGKIFSKDDAAYGYLSESAANFPYGENLNNILRKIGFIDVKALPQTFGVATIYSASKK is encoded by the coding sequence ATGTCAGAAAAAATAACACCTTATAAAAATTCGGCCTTAGGGAAGAAAGAACAAGTTGAACAAATGTTCGATACAATATCTGGAAATTATGATAACTTAAATCGTGTAATTTCATTTGGTATTGATATTAAATGGCGAAAAAAAGTATTAAAAATAGTTTCAGACAGGAAACCAAAGATAATTCTAGATATCGCAACAGGAACTGGTGATCTAGCTATTTTGATGGCACAAACAAATGCTGAAAAAATCATTGGTCTGGATATCTCTTCTGGAATGCTTGAAGTAGGAAAGAAAAAAATCGCTGCAAAAAACCTAAGCCAAACTATTGAAATGGTCGTAGGAGATTCAGAAAACTTACCTTTTGAAGACAATCATTTTGATGCAATCACGGTAGCATTTGGTGTTAGAAACTTCGAAAATCTTGAAAAAGGTTTATCTGAAATTTTAAGAGTCTTAAAACCAAATGGAGTTTTTGTAATTCTTGAAACTTCGGTTCCAGACAAAACTCCTTATAAACAAGGTTATGGATTCTACACTAAAAACATCCTTCCATTAATAGGAAAAATATTTTCTAAAGATGATGCCGCTTATGGTTATTTATCTGAATCTGCCGCAAATTTCCCTTATGGAGAAAACCTAAACAATATTTTACGAAAAATCGGGTTTATAGATGTGAAAGCCTTGCCACAAACATTTGGTGTAGCAACTATTTATTCAGCTTCTAAAAAATAG
- a CDS encoding porin family protein, whose protein sequence is MKKTVILILFIFTTKGYTQFTKSMFSKDPIINLETWQKQRLYFGYYLGFNSYNFKIDYKTVGPDIQIKKTTGFNVGVVADLRLQEYINLRFEPGLYYTKRDLYYPNPELASKTDYLREVNSTYINFPLLLKFSALRTGNVRPYLVGGMSTTLNLSSNAKSIDDNLEQRFRVKAWTMNYELGFGVDFFSEYFIFSPSIRGSFGLSDELIRDKDPNSPWTGNIESMKSRAILINFTFH, encoded by the coding sequence ATGAAAAAAACTGTAATCTTAATTTTATTTATCTTCACTACAAAGGGATATACTCAATTTACTAAAAGCATGTTTAGTAAAGATCCTATTATCAATTTAGAAACTTGGCAAAAACAACGTCTTTATTTTGGATATTACCTTGGTTTCAATAGCTATAACTTTAAGATAGACTACAAAACCGTTGGACCCGATATCCAGATAAAAAAAACAACTGGATTTAACGTTGGTGTTGTAGCCGATTTAAGATTACAGGAATATATTAACCTTCGTTTTGAACCAGGGTTATATTATACTAAAAGAGATCTATATTATCCTAATCCTGAACTTGCTTCGAAGACTGATTATTTAAGAGAGGTAAATAGTACTTATATCAATTTTCCTCTACTCTTAAAATTCTCTGCGTTAAGAACAGGAAATGTACGACCTTATTTAGTTGGAGGAATGTCTACGACGTTAAATCTATCTAGTAATGCAAAATCTATTGATGACAATTTAGAGCAACGCTTTAGAGTAAAAGCTTGGACAATGAATTATGAATTAGGTTTTGGAGTTGATTTTTTCTCAGAATATTTTATTTTCTCTCCTTCAATTAGAGGGTCATTTGGTCTTAGCGACGAATTAATTCGTGACAAAGATCCAAACAGCCCTTGGACAGGTAACATAGAATCGATGAAATCAAGAGCTATTTTAATTAACTTTACTTTTCATTAA
- a CDS encoding RNA methyltransferase produces the protein MVSKNQIKLISGLLQKKQRFANGLFFAEGVKVIQELLQSNFELEHLYTTQNDFETVLVSKKTLINAQELKKISALSTPNSCLAVFKIPADKKIIESGLILALDDIRDPGNLGTILRLCDWFGIKQLLCSKESVDIYNPKVVQATMGSIARVNVNYIDLKAFLAQTSLPVFGTFMDGSNIYKTDLPQEGIIIMGNEGNGISDEIEKTIQNRLTIPRFGDLQKTESLNVATATAIILSEFKRNS, from the coding sequence ATGGTTAGTAAAAACCAAATAAAGCTTATATCAGGTTTACTTCAAAAAAAACAACGTTTTGCTAATGGTTTGTTTTTTGCCGAAGGAGTAAAAGTAATTCAAGAATTGTTACAATCCAATTTTGAATTAGAGCACCTGTATACTACTCAAAACGATTTTGAGACCGTTTTAGTCTCTAAGAAAACGTTAATTAACGCACAAGAACTAAAAAAAATTAGTGCTTTGTCAACTCCGAATTCTTGTTTGGCAGTTTTTAAGATTCCTGCTGATAAAAAAATAATAGAATCTGGTTTAATCCTTGCTCTTGATGATATTCGTGACCCTGGGAATTTAGGAACTATTTTACGACTTTGCGATTGGTTCGGAATCAAGCAATTGCTTTGTTCTAAAGAATCAGTAGATATCTATAATCCAAAAGTGGTTCAGGCTACTATGGGTTCAATTGCTAGGGTTAATGTGAATTATATTGATTTAAAGGCTTTTCTTGCTCAAACGTCACTTCCTGTTTTTGGTACTTTTATGGATGGTTCTAATATCTATAAAACTGATTTACCACAAGAAGGTATTATTATAATGGGTAATGAAGGTAATGGTATATCGGATGAAATTGAAAAAACCATCCAAAACAGACTTACTATTCCTAGATTTGGAGATCTTCAAAAAACCGAAAGCTTAAATGTGGCTACTGCAACCGCAATTATACTTAGTGAATTTAAACGTAATAGTTAA
- a CDS encoding BamA/TamA family outer membrane protein — translation MRKISTKIVAFILIAIFISACNSVKRVPNGKKLLTKNEIIVNDKPIKDENIFNQLYQKPNSTLIGGYKLRLNLYNLANPNPDSTFQAKYKSNPKRYERLSKLLSAKQVDRLGQSFLYKGINDFFKTTGEPPVIIDTSKVKKSSMRLKYHYFHNGYFNTKTAFTIDSVGTKKAKIRYTVTTGQPFLLDTITTSISSPDVDSLYNKSIENTVLKSGNQYKTSDLDDEKNRITTYFRNHGVYYFQSNNVTYNIDTINKKNKANIDLIIKDYTYQDKDSSRTVPFKVYKISDVNIYTDYSAANAKSEITDSTTYKNFNLYSYKKLKYKPYAITDAIFISKGTVFADFKTTLTTRYLNNLKIFNYPSIHYEVDKRDSTAQSLIAKIYLTPRKKYSFGTTLDVTHSNIQDFGIGFSLSQTIRNVFNGAETLEIAGRVNVGSSQDLANPNGTFFNASEYGVDIKLNVPRILMPFGTEKIIPKSMIPSTVMTAGFAKQRNIGLDKENFTGAFTYNWTPKRNNTARIDLLNVQYVRNLNPQNYYSVYRSSYNALNDLAAKYNTNPDYIDEETQDLIIEKGTNGFTNDILNKNIIIPESDFQTVESIEERRRRLTENDFILASSYTFTKTTKKDLLDNTFYLFKAKIETAGSLLSVISKAANLQKNTNGNYQIFNLEYSEYLKTEFEYIKHWDLTKEKVVAVRTFFGIAVPFGNSDYIPFSRSYYSGGSNDNRAWQPYSLGPGSTGAVNDFNEANMKIAISGEFRYKVLGKLKGAIFADAGNIWNVLDNVTDEKATFKNFGDLKDIALGTGIGFRYDLSFFVIRFDLGFKTYNPAYETGKRWFRDYNFGHSVLNFGINYPF, via the coding sequence TTGAGAAAGATTTCCACAAAAATAGTAGCATTTATTCTAATAGCAATATTTATTTCAGCTTGTAATTCTGTAAAAAGAGTTCCTAATGGTAAAAAACTCCTTACTAAGAACGAAATTATAGTAAATGACAAACCTATTAAGGATGAAAATATATTTAACCAATTATATCAAAAACCCAATAGCACACTTATTGGTGGATACAAGTTGCGCTTAAACTTATACAATTTAGCCAATCCAAATCCAGATTCTACTTTTCAGGCGAAATATAAAAGCAATCCTAAAAGATATGAAAGATTATCTAAACTATTATCTGCAAAACAAGTCGATCGCCTTGGACAGTCCTTTTTATACAAAGGGATAAATGACTTTTTTAAAACTACTGGAGAACCTCCAGTAATTATTGATACCAGTAAGGTAAAAAAATCTTCTATGCGTTTAAAATATCATTATTTCCATAATGGCTATTTTAATACCAAAACTGCTTTTACAATTGACAGCGTAGGCACTAAGAAAGCCAAGATACGATATACTGTAACAACAGGACAACCCTTTCTTTTAGACACTATTACTACCAGTATATCATCTCCTGATGTGGATTCGTTATACAACAAAAGCATTGAGAATACGGTATTAAAATCAGGAAACCAATATAAGACAAGTGATTTAGATGATGAAAAAAACCGTATAACAACTTATTTTAGAAATCATGGAGTGTATTATTTCCAATCTAACAATGTAACTTATAACATTGATACTATAAACAAAAAGAACAAGGCAAATATAGATCTAATCATAAAAGATTACACTTATCAGGATAAAGATTCTAGCAGAACTGTGCCTTTTAAAGTCTATAAAATTAGCGACGTTAACATTTATACTGATTATTCGGCTGCAAATGCTAAATCAGAAATTACAGACAGCACCACTTACAAAAACTTTAATTTATACAGTTATAAAAAACTAAAGTACAAGCCCTATGCAATAACTGATGCAATTTTTATTAGTAAAGGAACTGTTTTTGCTGATTTTAAGACAACGCTTACAACTCGATATTTAAATAATTTAAAGATTTTTAATTATCCATCTATCCATTACGAAGTAGATAAAAGAGACTCTACAGCGCAATCTCTAATTGCCAAGATATACCTGACTCCTAGAAAAAAATACAGTTTCGGAACCACCTTAGATGTTACCCATTCTAACATTCAGGATTTCGGAATTGGTTTTAGTCTTTCACAAACAATTCGTAATGTATTTAATGGTGCCGAAACACTAGAAATTGCAGGACGTGTTAATGTTGGTTCTTCACAAGATTTAGCAAATCCAAACGGGACTTTCTTTAACGCATCAGAATATGGTGTCGACATTAAGCTAAACGTACCTAGAATATTAATGCCTTTTGGAACCGAGAAAATCATTCCAAAAAGCATGATTCCTTCAACAGTAATGACTGCTGGTTTTGCAAAACAAAGAAACATAGGTCTGGATAAAGAAAATTTTACAGGTGCATTTACCTATAATTGGACACCAAAAAGAAATAATACAGCACGTATTGACCTTTTAAATGTACAATATGTACGGAATTTGAATCCACAAAATTATTACAGTGTGTATCGTTCCTCTTATAACGCATTAAATGATCTAGCAGCAAAGTACAATACAAATCCTGATTATATTGACGAAGAAACTCAAGATTTAATAATCGAAAAAGGAACAAACGGATTTACAAACGATATATTAAATAAAAATATAATAATTCCCGAAAGCGATTTCCAAACAGTAGAAAGCATTGAAGAAAGAAGGAGACGACTTACAGAAAATGATTTTATTTTGGCATCAAGTTATACTTTTACCAAAACAACTAAGAAAGATTTACTAGACAATACTTTTTATCTTTTTAAAGCAAAAATTGAAACAGCAGGATCTTTACTATCAGTAATCTCCAAAGCTGCTAATTTGCAAAAAAATACAAATGGCAACTATCAAATTTTTAATTTAGAATATTCTGAATACTTAAAAACTGAGTTTGAATACATTAAACATTGGGATTTAACAAAGGAAAAAGTAGTTGCTGTACGAACATTTTTTGGTATTGCTGTTCCTTTTGGTAATTCTGATTACATTCCTTTTTCTAGAAGTTACTATTCTGGAGGATCGAATGATAATAGAGCTTGGCAACCGTATTCATTAGGGCCGGGAAGTACTGGAGCCGTTAATGATTTTAACGAAGCTAATATGAAAATTGCAATTAGTGGTGAATTTAGATATAAGGTTTTAGGCAAATTGAAAGGAGCTATTTTTGCAGATGCAGGAAATATCTGGAATGTATTAGATAATGTAACAGATGAAAAAGCAACTTTTAAGAATTTTGGTGATCTTAAAGACATTGCACTAGGAACAGGAATAGGGTTTCGCTATGATTTAAGTTTCTTCGTAATCCGTTTTGACTTAGGATTTAAAACCTATAATCCTGCTTACGAAACAGGCAAACGTTGGTTCAGAGATTACAACTTCGGACACTCGGTTTTAAATTTTGGAATAAATTATCCTTTCTAA
- the fbaA gene encoding class II fructose-bisphosphate aldolase, whose amino-acid sequence MAHNIKPGVATGDQVQEIFNYAKEKGFALPAVNVTGSSTINGVLETAAKLNAPVIIQFSNGGAQFNAGKGLSNANEKAAIAGGIAGAKHIHTLAEAYGATVILHTDHCAKKLLPWIDGLLDASEKHFAETGKPLYSSHMIDLSEEPIEENIEICKGYLARMSKMGMTLEIELGITGGEEDGVDNSDVDSSKLYTQPEEVAYAYEELSKISPKFTIAAAFGNVHGVYKPGNVKLTPKILKNSQDFVQDKFKTGHNPVDFVFHGGSGSTLEEIREAIGYGVIKMNIDTDLQFAYTEGIRDYMVKNIDYLKTQIGNPEGADVPNKKYYDPRRWVRESEVTFNARLEQAFADLNNVNTL is encoded by the coding sequence ATGGCACACAATATTAAACCAGGAGTAGCTACAGGAGATCAAGTTCAAGAGATTTTTAATTATGCAAAAGAAAAAGGATTTGCACTTCCTGCAGTAAACGTTACTGGATCAAGTACAATCAATGGAGTTCTTGAAACTGCAGCAAAACTGAATGCGCCAGTTATTATTCAATTTTCTAATGGTGGAGCTCAATTTAATGCTGGAAAAGGATTATCTAATGCTAACGAAAAAGCGGCAATCGCTGGTGGAATTGCTGGAGCAAAACACATTCATACTTTAGCAGAAGCTTACGGTGCAACAGTAATTTTACATACTGATCACTGTGCAAAAAAATTATTACCTTGGATTGATGGTTTGTTAGATGCATCTGAAAAACATTTTGCAGAAACAGGAAAACCATTATACAGTTCTCATATGATTGATTTATCTGAGGAGCCAATCGAAGAAAACATCGAAATCTGTAAAGGTTACTTAGCTAGAATGAGCAAAATGGGGATGACACTTGAAATCGAACTTGGAATTACAGGTGGTGAAGAAGATGGTGTTGACAACTCTGATGTAGATAGCTCAAAATTATACACTCAACCAGAGGAAGTAGCTTATGCTTACGAAGAATTATCTAAAATAAGCCCTAAATTTACAATTGCTGCTGCATTTGGTAACGTTCACGGGGTTTACAAACCAGGAAACGTAAAATTAACTCCAAAAATCTTAAAAAACTCTCAAGATTTCGTTCAAGACAAATTTAAAACTGGTCATAACCCAGTAGATTTCGTTTTCCACGGAGGTTCAGGTTCTACACTTGAAGAAATTAGAGAAGCGATTGGATACGGAGTTATCAAAATGAATATCGATACTGATTTACAATTCGCATACACTGAAGGAATCCGTGACTATATGGTTAAAAACATTGACTATTTAAAAACACAAATTGGTAACCCAGAAGGTGCTGATGTTCCTAATAAAAAATACTACGATCCAAGAAGATGGGTACGTGAAAGTGAAGTAACATTCAACGCAAGACTTGAACAAGCTTTTGCTGACTTGAATAACGTAAATACACTATAA
- the accD gene encoding acetyl-CoA carboxylase, carboxyltransferase subunit beta, which yields MAWFKRHEKGITTPTEDKMDVPKGLWYKSPTGKIIDADELARNLFVSPEDDFHVRIGSAIYFEILFDNNEFVELDKNLTSKDPLHFVDTKRYADRLKDVMEKTQLKDAVRTGVGKSKGKDVVICCMDFAFIGGSMGAVVGEKIARGINHAIKNRMPFVMISKSGGARMMEAAYSLMQLAKTSVKLAQLAEAGLPYISLCTDPTTGGTTASYAMLGDINISEPGALIGFAGPRVVRDTTGKDLPEGFQTAEFLLEHGFLDFITPRKELKDKINLYIDLIQNNTIR from the coding sequence ATGGCTTGGTTTAAAAGACACGAAAAAGGGATTACAACACCTACCGAAGACAAAATGGATGTCCCAAAAGGACTTTGGTACAAATCTCCAACAGGAAAAATTATTGATGCTGATGAGTTGGCTCGTAACTTATTTGTAAGCCCAGAAGATGATTTCCATGTTAGAATTGGAAGCGCAATCTATTTTGAAATTTTATTTGACAACAATGAATTTGTTGAGCTAGATAAAAACCTTACTTCTAAAGATCCTTTGCATTTTGTTGATACAAAAAGATATGCAGACCGATTAAAAGATGTTATGGAAAAAACCCAACTTAAAGACGCTGTGCGTACTGGAGTTGGAAAATCAAAAGGAAAAGACGTAGTTATCTGCTGTATGGACTTTGCCTTTATTGGTGGTTCTATGGGAGCTGTTGTAGGTGAAAAAATCGCAAGAGGAATTAACCATGCAATCAAAAACAGAATGCCTTTTGTTATGATTTCAAAATCTGGTGGGGCTCGTATGATGGAAGCAGCTTACTCTTTGATGCAGTTAGCTAAAACATCTGTAAAACTAGCTCAACTTGCTGAAGCTGGATTACCTTACATCTCTTTATGTACTGACCCAACAACAGGAGGAACAACTGCATCTTATGCCATGCTAGGAGATATCAACATTTCTGAACCAGGCGCTTTAATAGGATTTGCTGGACCAAGAGTTGTAAGAGATACTACTGGAAAAGATTTACCTGAAGGTTTCCAAACTGCTGAATTCCTTTTGGAACATGGTTTTTTAGACTTTATAACGCCTAGAAAAGAATTAAAAGACAAGATTAACTTGTATATCGATTTGATTCAAAACAATACAATTAGATAG
- a CDS encoding ABC transporter permease, with amino-acid sequence MLLYFRLLKESFGFAMNALRSNKLRTLLSLLGVTIGIFSIIAVLAAVDSLNRKITKDLSSLDKNTIYLMKFSFGPSDIPQWKREQFPNVKYDEYTYLKNSLTNTNQVGYQLFVKRESLKYDSKTVSDVNVVPVSYEFIDIEGLDFEKGRFYNESESNSGAPVIVLGHDIAEGLFGDSEPIGKNIRLYGQRFTVIGVVKKQGAGLFGDSNDTSVYFPANFLRRMYGDNNDGMTPVIVLKPEKGVDMDAYKAEVSQKLRAFRGLKAGQIDNFFVNVFSGFTDFIDGIIGQMNMMGWIISGFSLLVGGFGIANIMFVSVKERTNLIGIQKSLGAKNKFILFQFLFEAIILSVIGGAIGLILVWIISVILTKALDFEFVLGMGNILLGTGLAALIGLIAGILPAISASKLDPVEAIRTGM; translated from the coding sequence ATGCTGCTTTATTTTCGATTGTTAAAAGAAAGTTTCGGTTTTGCGATGAATGCTTTACGAAGTAACAAACTGAGAACTTTGTTGTCGTTGTTGGGGGTTACCATTGGTATTTTTTCGATTATTGCCGTACTTGCAGCAGTAGATTCATTGAATAGAAAAATCACTAAAGATTTAAGTAGCTTAGATAAGAACACTATTTATTTAATGAAATTTTCTTTTGGTCCATCAGATATTCCGCAATGGAAAAGAGAACAATTTCCAAATGTAAAATATGACGAATATACCTATCTTAAAAATTCACTTACAAATACTAATCAAGTAGGTTACCAACTTTTTGTTAAAAGAGAGAGCTTAAAATATGATTCAAAAACGGTAAGTGATGTAAATGTAGTTCCAGTTTCTTATGAGTTCATAGATATTGAAGGTTTGGATTTTGAAAAAGGTCGTTTCTATAATGAATCAGAATCTAATTCTGGAGCGCCAGTTATTGTTTTAGGGCACGATATTGCCGAAGGTCTGTTTGGAGATTCTGAGCCCATAGGAAAAAACATTCGTTTGTACGGACAGCGTTTTACTGTTATTGGTGTGGTAAAAAAGCAAGGAGCAGGATTGTTTGGAGATAGTAATGATACATCAGTATATTTTCCAGCAAATTTTTTGCGTAGAATGTATGGCGATAATAATGACGGAATGACTCCTGTAATTGTTTTAAAGCCCGAAAAAGGAGTTGATATGGATGCGTATAAGGCTGAAGTGTCTCAGAAATTAAGAGCCTTTCGAGGATTAAAAGCAGGGCAAATTGATAATTTCTTTGTGAATGTATTCTCGGGGTTTACTGATTTTATAGATGGTATTATAGGGCAGATGAATATGATGGGCTGGATAATAAGTGGATTCTCTCTTCTTGTGGGTGGTTTTGGAATTGCGAATATTATGTTTGTTTCTGTAAAAGAGCGAACGAACCTTATTGGAATTCAAAAATCTTTAGGTGCTAAAAATAAATTTATCCTGTTTCAGTTTTTATTCGAAGCAATAATACTTTCGGTAATTGGTGGGGCAATTGGGTTAATTCTGGTTTGGATAATTTCTGTAATTCTTACCAAAGCTCTCGATTTTGAATTTGTTCTCGGGATGGGAAATATCCTTCTCGGAACAGGGCTTGCTGCATTAATTGGATTAATAGCAGGAATTCTTCCCGCAATCTCAGCTTCCAAATTAGATCCTGTTGAAGCAATTAGAACTGGAATGTAG